In one Solanum dulcamara chromosome 1, daSolDulc1.2, whole genome shotgun sequence genomic region, the following are encoded:
- the LOC129894838 gene encoding uncharacterized protein LOC129894838, whose product MAGEATTPDPAQNLNQSHFNVQRVGIPVSASSASSNGQGIDYDHPLLLIPIDVSGISIISFQLHGVENYTLWNRSIKLALLGRNKLGLVDGPCRKKMYSEELWGQWKRVNAIVLSWLMNSVSKSLLSGVAFASSALNVWTDLQERFDRVDGSRTYSLHKEIATLQQGTAFLSILY is encoded by the coding sequence ATGGCAGGTGAAGCCACAACACCAGATCCAGCTCAAAATCTCAATCAGAGTCACTTCAATGTTCAACGAGTTGGTATACCTGTTTCTGCGAGCTCTGCGAGTAGCAATGGGCAAGGTATTGACTATGATCATCCTCTATTACTTATCCCTATAGATGTGAGTGGAATTAGCATTATATCATTTCAGTTGCATGGTGTGGAAAACTACACCTTATGGAATCGATCAATCAAACTAGCTCTATTAGGAAGAAATAAGTTAGGGTTAGTGGATGGACCATGCAGGAAGAAAATGTATAGTGAAGAACTGTGGGGCCAATGGAAAAGAGTGAATGCTATTGTGTTGTCATGGTTAATGAATTCAGTTTCGAAGAGCCTACTTAGTGGAGTTGCATTTGCTTCAAGTGCTTTGAATGTGTGGACTGATCTGCAAGAGAgatttgatagagttgatgGATCAAGAACTTATAGTTTACACAAAGAAATTGCCACTTTACAGCAGGGTACTGCTTTTCTCAGTATATTATACTGA